From the genome of Sediminibacter sp. Hel_I_10:
ATTATCCTGGGGTTTGCTCAATAAGAGATTTAGAGTTTTATAAAGGAAATTGTTTAGATCCGAATTTAATATTGAGACTCTAAAACCAGCATTTTATTTGGCAATGGTAAAGGTAAAGGTACTGCCTTTTCCTTTTTCTGACTTAAGAGAAATAGTACCTCCTAATTTTTCAACCAAACTCTTCACCGTACTCAAGCCAATCCCGGTGCTTGATTTTCCGTTATGACTTTTAAGCGTCTTGAAGATTTTAAATATGACGTCTTGCTTGTCTTTTGGAATCCCGATACCATTATCGCTCACAGAGAATTTATGAAAAAACAAATCAGAATTGTATTTAATTTCTACAACTCGTTCTTTACTAGTGTTATACTTTAAAGCATTGTCAACTAAGTTGATGAGTATTTGATATATAGCAGGTTTATTGATGTTTTTTATAATAACATCTTTAGGATACTTGAGCTTGTCTTCTTTTGTAATTAAAATGTATTCAATATCATCAGCTAGCTCTTCTACAGAAACATCTTGATTTTGATTTTTAAGTAGTTCATCAGATTTGTAATACATTAAGATCCCGTCAATATAATCTTTTAACACGGTTGTAGATTCTTCGATATAATCTAAATATACCTTAGATTCTTCTGATAGACTATTTAAATCATCTGCACGCAGTAACGCCGTCAAAGAGGTAATATTGGCCAAGGGTGACTTTAAATCGTGCGAGACATGACCCGCAAAATCATTGAGTTGCTCGTTTCGTTTTTGAAGTTCATTTTCAACGCGTTTGTGGTTAATGTTCTTTTTTCTTAATTCAAAAAGGTTGACCACTTGAGTGCTCAAGATTCTTATAGCCTCCTTTTGTTGATTGTCTAATTCACGAACCTTATAATCATAAACGCAAATGGTGCCTAAGATGTAACCATCTTTATTGGTCAAGGGGATCCCTGCATAAAAGACAATTTTATTATGAGTTACTAGTCTCGAATTTTTAAATCGCTTGTCTTTTCTAGCATCGTTAATAATAAGTAAATCTTGTTGCTGAACCGTGGTATTACAGAAGGAAATTTCTCTAGCGTAATCTTTACTATAAACCCCTAATTTTGATTTGAAGTAAAATTTATCATCTCCCATGATCGAAATCAAGCTTACGGGAACATCACAGATCATAGCGATCAACATATTGATATTATCGTAATCACTCTCAGGCTCAGTATCAATGATTTGATATGAGTTCAAGACCTTTAATCGTTCGTCTTCACTATATTTCGTCTCTATGGGCTCCATTTGTAAGAAAAAATCTTCGACAAGTTACGTACGAAAATATAAATACCGCGTTTTTAATACGTTAAAAATTTTCAAAAACTCCAAGTCCAAATAATGCAAAGTCATATTTCACAGGGTCTTTAACATCTAATTTTCTTAAACTAGTGTCCAATTCCTTAACTGCCTTGGCATCATTTTGTTTTCGTTTCAAAAGCCCTAATTTTCTTGCAACATTACCAGAATGTACATCCAATGGGCAAGATAATTGGTGTGCAGATAGACTTTGCCAAATCCCAAAATCTACTCCATTTTGATCCTCCCTAATCATCCAGCGTAAAAACATATTGATACGTTTCGCTGAAGAATTTTTTAAAGGATCACTCACATGTTTTTTAGTTCGCTCCAGATGTTCAATTTCAAAAAAATGTTTTTTAAACTCATGTATTGAATGTTGAAGACTGTTTGTCTTCGAATGTTTTAAAAATACCTGCTCCAAGCCACCATGATGTTGATAAATATGATTTAAACTTCTCACAAATTGAATAAAATCGAGTCCATTAAAAGTGCGATGCACAAATGGCATTAGTTTTTCTAAATCACTTTCTTCGTGATTTTTAATAAAGTCAAAAGGGGCTTGGTCTAATAAATCCATCATTTTATTGGCATTGGTAAGAATGCTCTTTCTATTTCCCCAAGAAATTGTTGCCGTTAGGTAGGCGGCTATCTCAATATCTTCTTTTTTTGAAAACCGATGCGGAATTTGAATAGGGTCACTCTCAATAAATTTAAGGTTATTGTATTGTAAAACTTTAATGTCTAGAAAGTCTTTAAGCTCTTCTTTTCTCATTATTATTTTATTTGAAGATAGCAATCGTTTAAAAAAGAAACGAATAATCTTTTAATACTGCCACTTCATGCACAAAAAATGTATGTATAGTATTGTATAATAAAGCTATAAGGGAGTTTAATTATACAAATAGTATTTTTAATTGCTTGATTAGTTTACCTATAATATCCAATACTTGTAATCTTACATTGGTTAAATTATCAAAATTAATTGTATTAGTGTTTTACAAAGTAAAAGCTAATGTTGATAAGTGAATTTTTTTCATAAAATTTTAGTTTAAATTATTTACTCAACCTTATCATATCTACAAATTTATAGCATAAAATATTTTTTGAGTAGCCCATTCGGACAAATCAATAGCCTATTCGGACACATAATCGGTTTGTGTGAACACTTTATCGATGATTTTATGTTTTAGCCACTAATTTTAATGGCTATTTTACACAAGTTAAAATCAAGCTAGTGAGCTTTTTATAAATTTTTGGTTTAAGTATATATAGAATACGGCAGACTCTTAGTCTTATAGGTTATCGGGACGCACTTCTGAAGGGAGTTTTCCGTGTTTTTTCTTGAAAGTAGCACTAAATTTACTAGAGCTTTCATAGCCCACTTCCTTAGCGATATGTTTTATTTGCATAGTAGTATTAACTATAAGTTGCATAGCCAATTCCATTTTTTTATCAATATGGTATTGCAGTATTGAAGTTCCGTAAACCGATTTGAAATCCATTTTGAGCTTAGAAGAAGATATATTGAATATTTTGGCAAGTGCATCAATCCCAATAAACGGTTTGTATAATTTTGTAGAAACCATTAACTCGCATTTTGAAATGGCATTATAATCAACAGTGCTTTTTTCCTGATACTCGTCGGTTCTTTTATCGGCAAAAACATTTTTAAAAAAGGCAGATATTAAGCTTAACGTTTGTGCTTTTAATATCGTTTTGTTAAAAGCATCAGTATTAAATGTTTTTAACGTGTGTAAAATCTCATGAGACAATCCTTGGGCATTGGGGACAATGTCTGAATAAGTAATAAACCCTTTATCTGAATCTAAAAACTTTTTAAAAGGAATCTTACGGTCTAATGCGTCTAAAGGTACATTTTTTTCAATCCAGCTCGGACTTAAATAATAAATATAAAATTGGCATTTTGATCCTTTGTAAAAACAAGCACCTACATCTGTTCCAGGTTTTTTGAAACCCCAAAATTTGTTTTGAAAAGGGACCTTATCTATAAATCTATTTTGAAGTTTAACCTCGCTGTCAAATACGGTAAAAGTGATTGAATAATGATCACTAGGAATTTCCTTGGCATAATTGGATTTAATTACGGTGTCGTACTTAAAATCTAAATTAGTGATGGTAAGCCATAAACCCTCATCAATTTTTCTATAGCGCATTTCTCCTTTAATAAAAGGATTGTTTCTATAAACCACTTGTTCCTCAGTATCATGTTTACTTCCTGGCGATTTAATGGTAGATTCTATGAATAACTCGGGCGTGTTTGCTAAATATGGAAACTCAAAAAAACCATCTTTATAGAACCTGAAATTAGGCTTAATAAGTTGATACCATTTTGATATGTTCATGTTTCTATCTAATTGTTATTTCTTTTTTAATTTTAAAAAGCATTTTTTTATTCATGATTTATTATAACATGAAAAGGCAAATTATTAATAAATGTTATTAAACATTAGAAATAATGCCCTTTCTCTTTTTTTTAGTGAATCGTATCATTAATCCAAAAATACCCATTTGTGTCAGTCTTAGTGGGAAAATAGTTAAACTTTTATCAGCTATTTACTAGTTTTATGAAAAAAAAAAATGAAATCATTCACCATAAGCTTATTTACAGCAATACTCTTCATTTTACCAATTACAAACCATTCTCAAAATCAAGGTCTACAATGGTTAGATATTGAACTGAGTAATTACAACTATCCTTATAAAGTTAATTCCGTAACGCTTGATATTCAAGATCAAAAACTTGATATGGTATATATGGATGTTCAACCAGATAACTATAATGGCAAAAACGTTCTATTACTTCATGGCAAAAATTTTAATGGAGCGTATTGGGAAACGACCATAAAAGCTTTAGTTAAAGAGGGGTATAGAGTGATTGTTCCAGATCAAATTGGTTTTGGAAAATCTTCAAAACCAGAACATTTTCATTATACCTTTCAACAATTGGCCTTAAATACTAAAAGTCTATTGGATACTTTAAAAATTAGTAAGGTTGCGGTTTTAGGACATTCCATGGGAGGGATGTTGGCCACAAGATTTGCCTTAATGTTTCCTGATACTGCGGAAAAATTAATTTTAGAAAACCCAATCGGACTAGAAGACTGGAAATTAAAAGTGCCATACAAACCTGTAGAATGGTGGTATCAAAATGAATTGAAAAAGGATTTTGAAAGCATTAAGTCTTATCAAAAATCAAATTACTATGATGGGAAATGGAAACCAGACTATGATCAATGGGTCAATCTTTTGGCAGGTTGGACTTTAAACTCAAGTTATAAGCGTATCGCATGGAACGCAGCGCTTACTTATGATATGATCTTTACACAACCCGTAGTGTATGAGTTTGATCAACTAAAAGTGCCAACCTTGCTGATCATTGGTACTAGAGATCGTACTGCTTTAGCTAAACCTTTAGTTTCAGAAGACGTGAGACAAACCATGGGATTATATGATCAATTAGGAAAAGAAACCTATCAAAAAATTCCAGATGCTCAATTAGTTGAAATCCCTGAAATAGGACACCTTCCACATATCGAAAGCTTTGATGCCTTTATAGAGCCCTTAAAAAAGTATCTAAAGCAATAAAAATTCAAAAGGTCTTGGCTAAGAGGGTTTTCAAGGCCACTAGATACAATGCTTTTGATATGGTTTTTTTCTGAATTTAAAGCTTGACTCCAAATTTAAAGCTTGACTCCAAATTTGAAGCCAAGCGAAACGTTGAAATGATTTTGATTTCCTGTTTCCTCTAAAATATGTTCATTAAAAAAATTTTCGGAATAATCATCCATAAGGTTGTGTATGTCTGGGTTATACATTCGGTTTGGATTTTTGATCTGTTTGAAACGAAGACCAAACCCGCCATAAACATCAAAATATAGCGCCTTTCCAATAGGTAAATTCAGACCGTATTTTAGATTGAAAATGTTTGCTTGTTTTTGAACAATTATAGGTTCATTCCTATAAAAACTTAGGTCTTCATTAGTAATAATATAGTCAATATTATCTGTAAATTGAGTTCTCAAGAAACGTGCCTCTAGGCCAATATAATCATTGATATTTGGATTTGAGGAAAGATGCAGAAGGTTGTAATATTTAATTTCAAACCTTAAGGAGTGCCCTTGATCTTTAACTCTTAACGAATTAGAAGAAGTTGAATTTGGATAAATGTATTGCATACCATATTCTGCACTAACGCTAAAGTTGTCCCTAGGAAAGTACTCTGTGCCAAGCGTCACTGTTGGTCTAGAAAATACATCTATTGCCCTTAATGGAGACGTGTAAATAAATATGGTATTACGCTTAAATGGCGCTATTTTCTCTTTGGTGGTATACAGTTGATTTAGGCTAGAATCCTCAACAAATCTAATATTATGGGGATAGGTAAAACGCTTTTCATTAGTTAAATCGACAAGTATCCCCAATCCATAAGTGTATGGAATATTTAAAAAAAGCAATCCTGAAGTTTTGCGCTTAAAATTAAATTGAGCCGTGATTGAATCCTGCAGGACTTCAAAACTAAGCGAATCTTTGGATCGTATAGGATGAATTTTTACAAACGCTTCGTCTAGAACTAAGGTGTCTTTCTTATAGATAATTTTACTATGCTCAGGAGCGTAAATTTTTACTTTGGTGGTCTTAGAATTAAGAATGGTGGTGCAACTACTTAATAGAAGCATCGACATGAAAAGCCACGAAATATGTTTGAGCATTTGTTTTAAGATGATGATTGCTCTAAAGATGCGATTAACATAGAAAG
Proteins encoded in this window:
- a CDS encoding TIGR02757 family protein, whose protein sequence is MRKEELKDFLDIKVLQYNNLKFIESDPIQIPHRFSKKEDIEIAAYLTATISWGNRKSILTNANKMMDLLDQAPFDFIKNHEESDLEKLMPFVHRTFNGLDFIQFVRSLNHIYQHHGGLEQVFLKHSKTNSLQHSIHEFKKHFFEIEHLERTKKHVSDPLKNSSAKRINMFLRWMIREDQNGVDFGIWQSLSAHQLSCPLDVHSGNVARKLGLLKRKQNDAKAVKELDTSLRKLDVKDPVKYDFALFGLGVFENF
- a CDS encoding alpha/beta fold hydrolase, whose translation is MKSFTISLFTAILFILPITNHSQNQGLQWLDIELSNYNYPYKVNSVTLDIQDQKLDMVYMDVQPDNYNGKNVLLLHGKNFNGAYWETTIKALVKEGYRVIVPDQIGFGKSSKPEHFHYTFQQLALNTKSLLDTLKISKVAVLGHSMGGMLATRFALMFPDTAEKLILENPIGLEDWKLKVPYKPVEWWYQNELKKDFESIKSYQKSNYYDGKWKPDYDQWVNLLAGWTLNSSYKRIAWNAALTYDMIFTQPVVYEFDQLKVPTLLIIGTRDRTALAKPLVSEDVRQTMGLYDQLGKETYQKIPDAQLVEIPEIGHLPHIESFDAFIEPLKKYLKQ
- a CDS encoding GAF domain-containing sensor histidine kinase, producing MEPIETKYSEDERLKVLNSYQIIDTEPESDYDNINMLIAMICDVPVSLISIMGDDKFYFKSKLGVYSKDYAREISFCNTTVQQQDLLIINDARKDKRFKNSRLVTHNKIVFYAGIPLTNKDGYILGTICVYDYKVRELDNQQKEAIRILSTQVVNLFELRKKNINHKRVENELQKRNEQLNDFAGHVSHDLKSPLANITSLTALLRADDLNSLSEESKVYLDYIEESTTVLKDYIDGILMYYKSDELLKNQNQDVSVEELADDIEYILITKEDKLKYPKDVIIKNINKPAIYQILINLVDNALKYNTSKERVVEIKYNSDLFFHKFSVSDNGIGIPKDKQDVIFKIFKTLKSHNGKSSTGIGLSTVKSLVEKLGGTISLKSEKGKGSTFTFTIAK
- a CDS encoding AraC family transcriptional regulator, which encodes MNISKWYQLIKPNFRFYKDGFFEFPYLANTPELFIESTIKSPGSKHDTEEQVVYRNNPFIKGEMRYRKIDEGLWLTITNLDFKYDTVIKSNYAKEIPSDHYSITFTVFDSEVKLQNRFIDKVPFQNKFWGFKKPGTDVGACFYKGSKCQFYIYYLSPSWIEKNVPLDALDRKIPFKKFLDSDKGFITYSDIVPNAQGLSHEILHTLKTFNTDAFNKTILKAQTLSLISAFFKNVFADKRTDEYQEKSTVDYNAISKCELMVSTKLYKPFIGIDALAKIFNISSSKLKMDFKSVYGTSILQYHIDKKMELAMQLIVNTTMQIKHIAKEVGYESSSKFSATFKKKHGKLPSEVRPDNL